A stretch of Geomonas oryzisoli DNA encodes these proteins:
- a CDS encoding ferredoxin — MARRPWVDKEQCISCGICIANCPQVFRFDAHGKSECYDPAGAAEHVIQTQAVELCPVSCIGWEE; from the coding sequence GTGGCAAGAAGACCATGGGTGGACAAGGAACAATGCATCAGCTGCGGCATCTGCATCGCCAACTGCCCGCAGGTGTTCCGCTTCGACGCGCACGGCAAGTCGGAGTGTTACGACCCTGCCGGCGCCGCGGAGCACGTGATCCAGACGCAGGCCGTAGAGCTCTGCCCGGTGTCGTGCATCGGGTGGGAGGAGTAA